The Faecalibacterium prausnitzii genome includes a window with the following:
- a CDS encoding FeoB-associated Cys-rich membrane protein: MMEFLAANFNLPTIIVAAIVFGCVGWITWHSHKHGGGCGGCSGDCGHCNGGCH; this comes from the coding sequence ATGATGGAATTTCTGGCAGCAAACTTCAATCTGCCGACCATTATCGTGGCGGCGATCGTGTTTGGCTGTGTGGGCTGGATCACCTGGCACTCCCACAAGCACGGCGGCGGCTGCGGCGGGTGCTCCGGTGATTGCGGGCACTGCAACGGCGGCTGTCACTGA
- the feoB gene encoding ferrous iron transport protein B, whose translation MSIKIALAGNPNCGKTTLFNNLTGSNQYVGNWPGVTVEKKEGKLKGEKDVIIQDLPGIYSLSPYTLEEVVSRTYLVKEKPDVILNIIDGTNIERNLYLTTQLIELGIPVVMAVNMIDLVRKNGDKIDLKKLSKELGCQAVEISALKGEGTEAAAKAAIAAAKAGKASEELPHVFTGSVEHAIAHIEESIQGKVDDHFLRWYAVKLFERDDKVQDELKLDKSLLAHIDDHIKDCENEMDDDAESIITNQRYAYINTVVEKAVKKKARVEHLTVSDKIDQIVTNRVLALPIFALVMFLMYSLSMGTSIADGGWSIGTFATDWTNDVLFGEIVPDALGGFLEGIGVAGWLYGLIMDGIVAGVGAVLGFVPQMLVLFFLLSILEDVGYMSRVAFIMDRIFRKFGLSGKSFIPVLVGTGCGVPGVMASRTIENERDRRMTIMTTCFIPCGAKMPIIGLIAGALFGGSSVVAVSAYFIGMAAIICSGVILKKTKLFAGDPAPFVMELPAYHVPAWSNVFRATWERGWSFIKRAGSVILIATVAIWFLQGFGFENGAFGMVEDQDNSVLAAIATKIAWIFAPLGFGNWRATVASVSGLIAKENVVGTFGVLYHFGGELSENGDEIWAAVAQDYTALSAYAFMIFNLLCAPCFAAMGAIKREMNNGRWTAIAIGYMCALAYCAALVVYQLGGIISGEVGFNFFTIVAVVILVAFIYLLVRPNKYTGINEVSIDTKKLTANK comes from the coding sequence ATGAGCATTAAGATCGCATTGGCCGGCAATCCGAACTGTGGCAAAACGACCCTGTTCAACAATCTGACCGGCTCCAACCAGTACGTCGGCAACTGGCCCGGTGTCACTGTCGAGAAGAAGGAAGGCAAGCTGAAGGGCGAGAAAGACGTCATCATTCAGGACCTGCCCGGTATCTATTCGCTGTCTCCCTACACCCTGGAAGAGGTCGTCTCCCGTACCTATCTGGTCAAGGAGAAGCCCGACGTCATCCTGAACATCATTGATGGCACCAACATCGAGCGCAACCTCTACCTGACCACCCAGCTGATCGAGCTGGGGATCCCGGTGGTCATGGCGGTCAATATGATCGACCTGGTCCGCAAGAACGGTGACAAGATCGACCTGAAGAAGCTGAGCAAAGAGCTGGGCTGCCAGGCCGTCGAGATCAGCGCGCTGAAGGGCGAGGGCACCGAAGCGGCCGCCAAGGCTGCCATCGCCGCTGCCAAGGCGGGCAAGGCCTCCGAGGAGTTGCCTCATGTCTTCACCGGCAGCGTGGAGCACGCCATCGCACACATCGAGGAGTCCATTCAGGGCAAGGTCGATGACCACTTCCTGCGCTGGTACGCCGTCAAGCTGTTTGAGCGCGACGACAAGGTCCAGGACGAGCTGAAGCTCGACAAGAGCCTGCTGGCTCACATTGATGACCACATCAAGGATTGCGAGAATGAGATGGACGATGACGCCGAGAGCATCATCACCAACCAGCGCTATGCCTATATCAACACCGTGGTCGAAAAGGCTGTCAAGAAGAAGGCCCGCGTGGAGCACCTGACCGTTTCCGATAAGATCGACCAGATCGTGACCAACCGTGTTCTGGCGCTGCCCATCTTCGCACTGGTCATGTTCCTGATGTACTCCCTGTCCATGGGCACCTCCATCGCGGATGGCGGCTGGTCCATTGGCACCTTTGCGACCGACTGGACCAACGATGTTCTGTTCGGTGAGATCGTGCCGGATGCGCTGGGCGGCTTTTTGGAGGGCATCGGCGTGGCAGGCTGGCTGTACGGCCTGATCATGGACGGCATCGTCGCCGGTGTCGGCGCAGTTCTGGGCTTCGTTCCCCAGATGCTTGTGCTGTTCTTCCTGCTGTCCATCCTGGAGGACGTCGGCTATATGTCCCGCGTCGCCTTCATTATGGACCGTATCTTCCGCAAGTTCGGCCTGTCCGGTAAGAGCTTCATCCCCGTGCTGGTTGGCACCGGCTGCGGCGTGCCCGGTGTTATGGCTTCCCGTACCATCGAGAACGAGCGTGACCGCCGCATGACCATCATGACCACCTGCTTCATCCCCTGCGGCGCTAAGATGCCCATCATCGGCCTCATCGCAGGTGCTCTGTTCGGCGGCTCCTCTGTGGTCGCAGTCTCCGCATACTTCATCGGCATGGCAGCCATCATCTGCTCCGGCGTGATCCTGAAGAAGACCAAGCTCTTCGCAGGTGATCCCGCTCCCTTCGTGATGGAGCTGCCCGCATACCATGTGCCTGCATGGAGCAACGTGTTCCGTGCAACCTGGGAGCGCGGCTGGTCCTTCATCAAGCGTGCTGGTTCCGTCATTCTGATTGCAACCGTCGCCATCTGGTTCCTGCAGGGCTTCGGCTTCGAGAACGGTGCCTTTGGCATGGTCGAGGATCAGGACAACTCCGTGCTGGCTGCTATCGCTACCAAGATCGCCTGGATCTTTGCACCTCTGGGCTTCGGCAACTGGCGTGCAACCGTCGCTTCCGTCTCCGGCCTGATCGCAAAGGAGAACGTCGTCGGCACCTTCGGTGTTCTGTATCACTTCGGCGGCGAGCTGTCTGAGAACGGCGATGAGATCTGGGCTGCGGTTGCACAGGATTACACCGCTCTGTCGGCTTACGCCTTCATGATCTTCAACCTGCTGTGCGCTCCCTGCTTCGCTGCAATGGGTGCCATCAAGCGTGAGATGAACAACGGCAGGTGGACCGCCATCGCCATCGGCTACATGTGCGCTCTGGCTTACTGCGCTGCGCTGGTCGTGTATCAGCTGGGCGGCATCATTTCCGGTGAGGTCGGTTTCAACTTCTTCACCATCGTTGCAGTCGTCATCCTGGTGGCCTTCATCTATCTGCTGGTCCGCCCCAACAAGTACACGGGCATCAATGAGGTCAGCATCGACACCAAGAAGCTCACGGCAAACAAGTAA
- a CDS encoding metal-dependent transcriptional regulator yields the protein MELTPAHLRYLLAIYEVSQTHLDICSRSIAEKLNVTKPSVVRIMNLLMDHGMIVKEHYGKIYLTDRGIFVARAVKEQLETVLANFPPVKIDLTEEERCTAALALTSALPERAFTGAYDRMFGPDASEDTEAVS from the coding sequence ATGGAACTGACACCGGCGCATCTGCGGTATCTGCTGGCGATCTATGAGGTGTCGCAGACCCATCTGGACATCTGCTCCCGCAGCATTGCGGAAAAGCTGAACGTGACCAAGCCCTCGGTGGTGCGGATCATGAACCTGCTGATGGACCATGGCATGATCGTCAAGGAGCACTACGGCAAGATCTACCTGACCGACCGCGGCATCTTTGTGGCCAGAGCAGTGAAGGAACAGCTGGAAACGGTGCTGGCAAACTTCCCGCCCGTGAAGATCGACCTGACCGAGGAGGAGCGCTGCACGGCCGCGCTGGCCCTGACCTCGGCACTGCCGGAGCGGGCCTTTACCGGCGCATACGACCGCATGTTCGGCCCGGACGCCAGCGAAGACACGGAGGCGGTATCGTGA